One Cucumis sativus cultivar 9930 chromosome 1, Cucumber_9930_V3, whole genome shotgun sequence DNA segment encodes these proteins:
- the LOC101207083 gene encoding ATP-dependent Clp protease ATP-binding subunit ClpA homolog CD4B, chloroplastic: MARVLVQSTNIPGLVGGRKNGLTTRGSANVKRAVKMMSTAHSPGLRIRNFSGLRGFNSLDNMLRSRQNFHSKVATAISSRRRKASRCVPRAMFERFTEKAIKVIMLAQEEARRLGHNFVGTEQILLGLIGEGTGIAAKVLKSMGINLKDARVEVEKIIGRGSGFVAVEIPFTPRAKRVLELSLEEARQLGHNYIGSEHLLLGLLREGEGVAARVLENLGADPSNIRTQVIRMVGESTEAVGAGVGGGSSGNKMPTLEEYGTNLTKLAEEGKLDPVVGRQQQIERVTQILGRRTKNNPCLIGEPGVGKTAIAEGLAQRIANGDVPETIEGKKVITLDMGLLVAGTKYRGEFEERLKKLMEEIKQSDEIILFIDEVHTLIGAGAAEGAIDAANILKPALARGELQCIGATTLDEYRKHIEKDPALERRFQPVKVPEPSVDETIQILKGLRERYEIHHKLRYTDEALVAAAQLSYQYISDRFLPDKAIDLVDEAGSRVRLRHAQLPEEARELEKELRQITKEKNEAVRSQDFEKAGELRDREMELKTKISALVDKGKEMSKAESEAGDVGPVVTEVDIQHIVSSWTGIPVEKVSTDESDRLLKMEETLHKRVIGQDEAVQAISRAIRRARVGLKNPNRPIASFIFSGPTGVGKSELAKALAAYYFGSEEAMIRLDMSEFMERHTVSKLIGSPPGYVGYTEGGQLTEAVRRRPYTVVLFDEIEKAHPDVFNMMLQILEDGRLTDSKGRTVDFKNTLLIMTSNVGSSVIEKGGRRMGFDLDYDEKDSSYNRIKSLVTEELKQYFRPEFLNRLDEMIVFRQLTKLEVKEIADIMLKEVFDRLKAKEIDLQVTERFRDRVVEEGYNPSYGARPLRRAIMRLLEDSMAEKMLAREIKEGDSVIVDVDSDGNVTVLNGSSGAPESLPDAIPV, from the exons ATGGCTAGAGTTCTGGTTCAGTCGACAAATATTCCTGGTTTGGTCGGTGGGAGAAAGAATGGCCTTACAACAAGGGGGTCGGCAAATGTAAAACGGGCTGTTAAAATGATGTCCACCGCGCATTCACCTGGTTTGAGAATAAGAAATTTCTCTGGACTCAGAGGATTTAATTCTTTGGATAACATGTTGAGAAGtagacaaaattttcattccaaGGTGGCCACTGCAATCTCTTCGAGGCGACGAAAGGCTAGCAGATGTGTTCCAAGGGCTATGTTTGAGCGGTTTACAGAAAAGGCAATTAAAGTCATCATGCTTGCCCAGGAGGAAGCGAGGCGGCTTGGTCACAATTTTGTTGGCACGGAGCAGATACTTTTAGGTCTTATTGGCGAAGGCACTGGCATCGCTGCTAAGGTTCTTAAATCCATGGGAATTAATCTTAAAGATGCGCGCGTGGAGGTGGAGAAGATAATTGGTAGGGGCAGTGGCTTCGTTGCTGTAGAAATTCCATTCACTCCTCGTGCAAAGCGTGTTTTGGAACTTTCTCTCGAGGAAGCTCGCCAACTAG GCCACAATTATATTGGGTCAGAGCACTTGCTTCTGGGACTACTCCGTGAAGGTGAGGGTGTTGCGGCTCGTGTTCTGGAAAACCTAGGTGCCGATCCTAGTAACATTCGCACTCAG GTTATTCGAATGGTTGGTGAGAGCACTGAGGCTGTTGGTGCTGGTGTTGGAGGAGGAAGCAGTGGGAACAAGATGCCAACCTTGGAAGAGTATGGCACAAATTTAACTAAGCTGGCTGAAGAG GGTAAATTAGATCCCGTTGTTGGAAGGCAGCAGCAAATAGAACGTGTAACCCAGATTTTGGGTCGGCGGACAAAAAATAATCCTTGCCTCATTGGTGAGCCTGGTGTTGGGAAAACTGCTATTGCAGAAGGTCTGGCGCAAAGGATTGCTAATGGGGATGTCCCTGAAACAATCGAAGGAAAGAAG GTTATAACCCTGGATATGGGGCTTCTCGTTGCTGGCACAAAATATCGTGGAGAATTTGaggaaagattaaagaaactGATGGAGGAAATTAAACAAAGTGATGAGATTATCCTTTTTATTGATGAGGTGCACACATTAATTGGAGCAGGGGCTGCAGAAGGAGCCATTGATGCGGCAAACATATTGAAACCTGCTCTCGCAAGAGGTGAACTGCAG TGCATTGGAGCCACAACATTGGATGAATACAGGAAGCACATTGAGAAAGACCCAGCCTTAGAAAGGAGATTTCAGCCGGTCAAAGTGCCGGAGCCGTCTGTGGATGAAACCATACAGATTTTGAAAGGCCTTAGGGAACGCTATGAAATTCACCACAAACTTCGTTACACAGATGAAGCATTAGTAGCTGCTGCGCAGCTGTCATACCAGTACATCAG TGATCGTTTCTTGCCTGATAAGGCAATCGATTTAGTTGATGAAGCAGGTTCTCGAGTTCGCCTTCGTCATGCTCAA CTACCTGAGGAAGCAAGGGAGCTTGAGAAAGAGCTGAGGCAGATCACAAAGGAGAAGAATGAGGCGGTTCGCAGTCAAGACTTTGAGAAG GCTGGGGAATTGCGTGATAGAGAAATGGAACTTAAGACTAAGATCTCTGCTCTAGTAGATAAGGGCAAGGAGATGAGCAAGGCTGAAAGCGAGGCAGGAGATGTAGGCCCTGTTGTGACTGAAGTTGATATTCAGCATATTGTTTCCTCCTGGACTGGCATTCCTGTTGAGAAAGTATCTACTGATGAATCTGATCGCCTCCTCAAAATGGAAGAGACCCTCCATAAGAGGGTTATTGGTCAAGATGAAGCAGTTCAAGCCATCAGTCGTGCCATACGCCGAGCTCGTGTTGGTTTGAAGAATCCCAATCGTCCAATTGCAAGCTTTATATTTTCTGGTCCAACTGGTGTTGGTAAATCTGAGTTAGCGAAAGCATTGGCTGCATACTATTTTGGGTCTGAAGAAGCAATGATTCGCCTTGATATGAGTGAATTTATGGAAAGGCATACAGTCTCCAAGCTCATTGGTTCCCCTCCTGGTTATGTTGGTTACACGGAAGGTGGTCAATTGACAGAGGCTGTTCGACGTCGTCCATACACAGTTGTGCTCTTTGATGAGATCGAGAAGGCTCATCCTGATGTATTCAACATGatgcttcaaattttagagGATGGAAGGTTGACAGATAGCAAGGGCAGGACTGTAGACTTCAAAAATACACTTTTGATAATGACATCAAATGTGGGAAGCAGTGTTATAGAGAAGGGAGGTCGGAGAATGGGGTTCGACCTTGATTACGACGAGAAGGATAGTAGTTATAACCGAATCAAGAGCTTGGTGACAGAGGAACTGAAACAATACTTCAGGCCTGAGTTCTTGAATAGGTTGGATGAAATGATTGTCTTCCGTCAGCTCACAAAACTGGAAGTGAAGGAGATTGCGGATATAATGCTGAAGGAGGTGTTTGATAGGTTAAAAGCGAAAGAAATTGACCTTCAAGTGACAGAGAGATTTAGAGATAGGGTAGTGGAGGAAGGATATAACCCAAGCTACGGTGCGAGACCTTTGAGAAGGGCAATAATGAGACTTTTGGAGGACAGCATGGCAGAGAAGATGCTGGCAAGGGAGATCAAGGAGGGTGACTCGGTAATCGTGGATGTTGATTCGGATGGAAATGTTACAGTACTCAACGGCAGCAGTGGTGCTCCTGAATCCTTGCCGGATGCCATCCCTGTGTAA
- the LOC101206845 gene encoding auxin response factor 2A — protein MASSEVSINPNSASFNDHADSTKDTSDPPNALSPRDADIALYTELWNACAGPLVSVPRENERVFYFPQGHIEQVEASTSQVADQQMPVYNLPSKILCRVINVHLKAEPDTDEVFAQITLLPEANQDEHAVDKEPPPPPPRRFHVHSFCKTLTASDTSTHGGFSVLRRHADECLPPLDMSRQPPTQELVAKDLHGNEWRFRHIFRGQPRRHLLQSGWSVFVSSKRLVAGDAFIFLRGENGELRVGVRRAMRQHGNVPSSVISSHSMHLGVLATAWHAISTGTLFTVYYKPRTSPSEFIVPYDQYMESIKKSYTIGMRFKMRFEGEEAPEQRFTGTIIGCEDADPKRWKDSKWRCLKVRWDETSTISRPEKVSPWKIEPALAPPALNPLPMTRPKRPRSNMVSTSPDSSVLTREGSSRVTVDPSPASAFTRVLQGQEFSTLRGNFIDGSDPDAAEKSVMWPPSLDDEKVDVVSTSKKHGADSWIPPGRSEPTYADLLSGFGTDMDSSHGVRAAMGDSALVTANSIRKHAMEHDGKFSFLGGSSWSVLPSGLSLNLVDSSQKGHIRAGDLSYQVRGNATFNGFGDHSISHCHRTEQPHGNWLMPPPSSHFDYPIHSSELMSKPMLFQNQDILKPKDGNCKLFGISLVKNPAIPDPVGLNRNMMNEADVMHPNVHQIHSSESGLKSELPRVLKLDKSVAISEADKLQQTCKSQGTSARSCTKVHKQGIALGRSVDLSRFNNYDELVAELDQLFEFGGELQAPKKNWLIVYTDDEGDMMLVGDDPWREFCGMVRKIFIYTREEVQKMNPGSLNLKGDENPSVEGEEVKETKSQAVPSMSAPESS, from the exons ATGGCCTCCTCCGAGGTTTCGATCAACCCCAATTCCGCCTCCTTCAACGACCATGCCGATTCTACCAAAGACACCTCCGATCCACCCAACGCTCTCTCTCCCAGGG ATGCTGATATCGCTCTCTACACCGAGCTCTGGAATGCTTGTGCTGGTCCTCTCGTTTCTGTTCCTCGTGAAAACGAGCGCGTCTTCTACTTCCCTCAGGGCCACATCGAACAG GTGGAAGCATCAACTAGTCAAGTGGCGGACCAGCAGATGCCTGTTTATAACCTTCCATCGAAGATCCTCTGCCGCGTTATTAATGTGCACTTAAAG GCCGAGCCAGACACCGATGAGGTATTTGCACAGATCACTTTGCTTCCAGAGGCTAAT CAAGATGAGCATGCTGTAGACAAGGAACCTCCACCTCCTCCCCCGAGGAGATTTCACGTGCATTCTTTTTGCAAGACTCTGACTGCTTCTGACACTAGTACTCATGGGGGGTTTTCAGTCTTGAGACGCCATGCTGATGAATGTCTTCCACCACTG GACATGTCACGACAGCCTCCTACCCAGGAGTTGGTTGCAAAGGATTTGCATGGAAATGAATGGCGTTTCCGTCATATATTTCGAG GGCAACCACGAAGGCATTTGCTTCAGAGTGGTTGGAGTGTCTTTGTGAGCTCAAAAAGACTGGTTGCAGGAGAtgcttttatatttttgag GGGTGAGAATGGAGAGCTGCGTGTTGGTGTGAGGCGTGCAATGAGACAACATGGCAATGTTCCATCATCGGTCATATCTAGCCACAGCATGCATCTTGGTGTGCTTGCGACTGCTTGGCATGCTATTTCGACAGGCACATTGTTCACTGTCTACTATAAGCCTAG GACAAGCCCTTCTGAATTCATTGTTCCATATGACCAGTATATGGAGTCTATCAAGAAGAGCTACACCATAGGAATGCGGTTTAAAATGAGATTTGAAGGTGAAGAGGCTCCTGAGCAGAG GTTCACTGGTACTATCATTGGATGTGAAGATGCTGATCCCAAAAGGTGGAAAGATTCCAAGTGGAGATGCCTGAAG GTGAGATGGGATGAAACTTCTACTATTTCTCGTCCAGAGAAAGTCTCACCGTGGAAAATTGAGCCGGCCCTTGCTCCTCCTGCGCTGAATCCCCTTCCTATGACTAGACCTAAAAGGCCTCGATCAAACATGGTCTCTACATCCCCTGATTCCTCTGTTCTTACACGAGAAGGCTCATCAAGAGTGACTGTAGACCCTTCACCAGCCAGTGCGTTTACAAGGGTCTTGCAAGGTCAAGAATTCTCGACCTTGAGAGGTAATTTTATCGATGGCAGTGATCCAGATGCGGCTGAAAAATCTGTTATGTGGCCTCCTTCATTAGATGATGAGAAAGTTGACGTGGTTTCTACATCTAAGAAACATGGAGCAGATAGCTGGATACCTCCAGGAAGGAGTGAGCCAACCTACGCAGATCTACTGTCAGGTTTTGGAACTGATATGGATTCTTCTCATGGTGTTCGTGCTGCCATGGGAGATTCTGCATTAGTCACTGCTAATTCAATCAGAAAGCATGCCATGGAACACGATGGAAAATTTAGCTTCCTTGGTGGTAGCTCATGGTCTGTCTTGCCTTCTGGTCTCTCGCTCAACCTGGTTGACTCCAGTCAGAAGGGTCATATTCGGGCTGGTGACTTATCTTATCAAGTGAGAGGAAATGCTACCTTCAATGGATTTGGCGATCATTCCATATCCCATTGTCATAGAACTGAGCAGCCTCATGGAAATTGGCTGATGCCTCCACCTTCATCTCATTTTGACTATCCAATTCATTCAAGTGAACTGATGTCAAAACCTATGTTATTTCAGAACCAAGATATACTGAAACCCAAAGATGGGAATTGTAAGCTTTTCGGTATTTCCCTTGTTAAAAATCCTGCCATTCCAGACCCTGTAGGTTTGAACAGAAACATGATGAACGAGGCGGATGTGATGCATCCCAATGTACATCAAATCCATTCAAGCGAGTCTGGCCTGAAGTCTGAACTACCTAGGGTTTTAAAGTTGGATAAGTCAGTTGCCATCAGTGAGGCCGATAAGTTGCAGCAAACATGCAAATCACAGGGTACTTCAGCAAGGAGTTGTACGAAG GTCCACAAGCAGGGGATTGCACTTGGAAGGTCAGTTGATCTTAGCAGGTTCAACAATTACGATGAACTGGTTGCTGAATTGGACCAACTGTTTGAATTTGGTGGTGAGCTGCAGGCTCCCAAAAAGAATTGGCTTATTGTATATACGGATGATGAAGGTGACATGATGCTTGTTGGAGACGATCCCTGGCG GGAGTTTTGTGGTATGGTTCGGAAGATTTTTATCTATACAAGAGAAGAAGTCCAGAAGATGAATCCAGGATCCCTAAATTTGAAAGGCGATGAAAATCCATCAGTTGAAGGGGAAGAGGTAAAAGAGACCAAAAGTCAGGCAGTTCCTTCGATGTCAGCACCAGAGAGTTCTTAG
- the LOC101220184 gene encoding dual specificity protein phosphatase PHS1 isoform X2 yields MKVEVSSESECLVSGASSMLCRVLTVTVNSGGVVFFALFNQLGYDDNLPKEAAAVIKISSSRMATQSERLGYEFAKWLGVQTPQARVIHNSSTEWLQIKEAAEKARDIACLEGDEVGEMTCSELLEALEFSRCLFLMSYVHGSPLLESSSAFESREIAEKLAAAIGRILLLDLVIRNEDRLPCRLLRWRGNSANLLLADRMACANMNAFEEALDSAIKRYKPKVITTLQKERRGTLVDNRSSSNSGLISEIPELCDIVESPKSSNLSVKSQISDDTMPCDFNIVAIDSGVPRRPPAGKRANDQSIYPKLVELLLNSSEFSSNLLHDITGGKLGFPSSTDANSTCGMQPSEMSYIVHEFRYGFRAALSDLQGFHIFLLTLHQKLDNSLRAFMNIINKFPLGESDKEDTGIPESHLQGSTTLHCLSPRCKERASSDGNMDGTESVPRSSSSGNKESSDLSSPLSRDSSQGKLYKGSAEPIHSLRLTAKLRDFHKFAKVDAESNKELDMWNEVLKNEAVKLCQENKFNTGFFEGSDSHGVVDAYELKVRLEHILERIALISEAANTERPSSVTPALFIGGALAARSVYTLQHLGVTHILCLCSNEIGQSDSQFPDLFEYKNFSISDDEDSNISSIFEEASDFIDGVEREGGKVLVHCFEGKSRSATLVLAYLMLRKKYTLVKAWNSLKRVHRRAQPNDGFAKTLLELDRRIHGKVSMEWQSRKPTMKVCPICGKNAGLSSSSLKLHLQKSHKKLSSGSVDSAMTMEIQKALTALRISRGGSVSPTQRQSLLILDE; encoded by the exons ATGAAAGTTGAAGTTAGTAGCGAGAGCGAGTGTTTAGTGTCGGGGGCATCCAGCATGCTTTGTAGGGTTCTTACG GTCACTGTAAATTCTGGTGGAGTCGTTTTCTTTGCACTCTTCAATCAGCTTGGATATGATGATAATCTTCCAAAGGAAGCAGCTGCTGTGATAAAGATATCCTCTTCAAGAATGGCCACACAATCTGAACGCCTTGGCTATGAATTTGCCAAGTGGCTTGGGGTTCAAACTCCACAG GCTAGAGTTATTCATAATTCCAGCACGGAATGGCTCCAAATAAAAGAAGCTGCAGAGAAAGCACGAGATATCGCCTGTTTGGAGGGTGATGAGGTTGGTGAAATGACGTGTTCTGAACTACTGGAAGCACTTGAATTTAGCAGATGTCTTTTTCTAATGAG CTATGTGCATGGATCTCCATTGTTAGAAAGCTCAAGTGCATTTGAATCACGAGAAATTGCTGAAAAATTAGCTGCTGCGATTGGAAGGATCTTATTGTTGGATCTTGTCATTAGAAATGAAGATAGGCTCCCTTGTCGTCTTCTTCGTTGGCGTGGAAATTCGGCAAATTTGCTCTTGGCTGATCGAATGGCGTGTGCAAATATGAACGCATTTGAGGAAGCCTTGGATTCTGCGATTAAGCGATACAAACCAAAAGTTATTACAACacttcaaaaagaaagaaggggaACTTTAGTGGACAATAGATCGAGTTCTAATTCAGGGTTGATTTCAGAAATCCCTGAACTTTGTGATATTGTTGAATCCCCAAAATCTAGTAACCTAAGtgtaaaaagtcaaatatCAGATGACACAATGCCTTGTGATTTTAATATTGTGGCTATTGACTCTGGTGTTCCCCGTCGTCCTCCTGCTGGAAAACGTGCTAATGACCAGTCAATTTACCCAAAATTAGTTGAGTTGTTACTTAATAGTTCTGAGTTCTCCTCTAATCTATTACATGACATTACAGGAGGGAAATTAGGGTTCCCTTCATCAACCGATGCCAACTCAACTTGTGGCATGCAGCCCTCAGAAATGAGTTATATTGTCCATGAATTTCGATATGGGTTTCGTGCTGCTCTTAGCGATTTGCAAGGATTTCACATATTTTTGCTTACACTTCACCAAAAGTTAGACAACTCATTACGAGCATTCatgaatataataaataaatttcccCTGGGGGAATCTGACAAAGAGGATACAGGAATTCCTGAGTCCCATTTGCAGGGTTCTACCACTCTTCATTGTTTATCCCCACGTTGTAAGGAACGAGCCTCTAGTGATGGTAATATGGATGGTACAGAGTCAGTTCCAAGATCATCATCATCAGGAAATAAAGAAAGCTCAGACTTATCTTCTCCCTTGTCACGAGATAGCTCACAAGGAAAGTTATACAAGGGAAGTGCAGAGCCCATTCATAGCCTTCGTTTGACTGCAAAGCTCCGGGACTTCCATAAATTTGCCAAG GTTGATGCTGAATCAAATAAAGAATTGGATATGTGGAATGAAGTGCTTAAGAATGAAGCTGTTAAACTCTGCCAGGAGAACAAATTTAATACTGGGTTTTTTGAGGGCAGCGACAGTCATGGAGTTGTTGATGCTTATGAATTGAAG GTGAGACTTGAGCACATTCTTGAAAGGATTGCATTGATATCCGAGGCTGCAAATACAGAACGGCCTTCTTCAGTTACACCTGCCTTGTTTATAGGCGGTGCCTTGGCTGCAAGATCTGTTTACACTCTTCAGCATCTAGGAGTTACTCATATTTTATGCCTCTGCTCAAATGAAATTGGGCAGTCAGATTCGCAGTTTCCTGATCTATTTGAATACAAAAATTTTTCG ATAAGTGATGATGAAGACTCAAACATCAGCAGTATCTTTGAAGAAGCTTCTGATTTTATTGACGGCGTTGAGAGAGAGGGTGGGAAGGTCTTAGTTCATTGTTTTGAAGGGAAAAGCAGGAGTGCCACATTGGTTCTTGCTTACTTGATGCTCAGAAA GAAATACACGCTGGTAAAAGCATGGAATTCTTTGAAACGGGTTCACCGTCGAGCTCAGCCTAATGATGGGTTTGCTAAAACATTATTAGAATTAGATCGAAGAATACACGGAAAGGTTTCCATGGAGTGGCAATCACGAAAACCAACCATGAAAGTTTGCCCAATTTGTGGAAAAAATGCTGGACTGAGCAGTAGCTCACTGAAGCTACATCTGCAGAAATCACACAAGAAGCTATCATCTGGGAGCGTAGACAGCGCAATGACCATGGAAATACAGAAGGCATTGACAGCTCTAAGAATCAGTCGTGGAGGAAGTGTTAGCCCAACCCAGAGGCAATCTCTTCTCATCCTGGATGAATAG